The Winogradskyella schleiferi genome has a window encoding:
- a CDS encoding DUF2480 family protein — MAEEIINRVAISKLKVIDLEDYYPKGDRILFDIKDWLLEGLVLREKEFRAHVSAHDWSQYQDTYVALHCSTDAIVPDWAYMLISIALQPFSKVAIIGSLGDLESILYADIISKLDVSEFEDFPVIIKGCSHKPVPSNALVLLSQKLKPLAKSIMFGEACSSVPLYKKPKN; from the coding sequence ATGGCAGAAGAGATTATTAATAGAGTCGCAATTAGCAAACTCAAAGTTATAGATTTAGAAGACTACTATCCAAAAGGCGATCGTATTCTTTTTGATATTAAAGATTGGTTGCTTGAAGGTTTAGTGTTGCGGGAAAAAGAGTTTAGAGCTCATGTTTCGGCACATGACTGGTCGCAATACCAAGATACTTATGTGGCGTTGCATTGCTCCACGGATGCCATTGTACCAGATTGGGCTTACATGCTAATTTCGATTGCACTACAGCCGTTTTCAAAAGTAGCCATTATTGGTTCTTTAGGCGATTTAGAGTCTATTTTATATGCTGATATTATTTCAAAATTAGATGTTTCAGAATTTGAAGATTTTCCTGTCATTATAAAAGGTTGTTCCCATAAACCCGTGCCGTCAAATGCTTTAGTGTTATTATCCCAAAAATTAAAGCCCTTAGCTAAATCCATTATGTTTGGAGAAGCTTGTTCTTCGGTGCCACTTTATAAAAAACCAAAGAATTAA
- a CDS encoding ABC transporter ATP-binding protein — MPRRQPTSLKDGKKTNLKSSFNALVYIPRFFKEIWNVNKSLFLLSAFCRLIGAVLPVIILWVGKLIIDEIILQISLDNPDYYTLWTYVAYEFGLIVLSDLISRAISLTDGLLGDEYNIATSVTIIKKTNQINISLLEDSEFYDKLERARTQTTGRVGLMSNVLGQAQSTISIATLVAGLIYFEPYLIILLVLSIIPSFINEVRFSQRQYSLARSWTSERRELDYLRFIGANDNTAKEIKLFGLTDFVVDRFKNLSEEYYQLNKSLSIKRSALGFLFNVLGSFSYYGAYVFIIYHVLSGAITLGELTFLSGSFNRLMRNLQDFFSKFTRISESALYLNDYFDFIDISIISKVKEDVPLPKKIIKGFEFKDVRFAYPNSEVEILKGITFHLKAGEKLAFVGQNGAGKTTLIKLLLRFYEPTSGEILLDGININRFNIAEYQEFFGVIFQDFFKYEFTVKENIAIGNIEELENQAKIENAAELSLANDVISELKHGYNQQLGKRFSNGQELSGGQWQKVALARAYMKNAEVMILDEPTSALDARAESEVFGRFIGLTEGKTSIIISHRFSTVRQADRILVLEHGKVLEIGTHQELIKNQDLYSELFTLQAEGYQ, encoded by the coding sequence ATGCCAAGACGCCAACCCACTTCCCTAAAGGACGGCAAAAAAACAAATTTAAAATCGTCCTTTAATGCCTTAGTTTATATTCCTAGATTCTTTAAAGAAATCTGGAACGTTAACAAAAGCCTCTTTTTATTATCCGCTTTTTGCAGACTAATTGGCGCAGTGCTTCCTGTAATCATTTTATGGGTAGGAAAATTGATTATCGATGAAATCATTCTACAAATCTCATTGGATAATCCTGATTATTATACCCTTTGGACTTATGTGGCCTACGAGTTTGGCTTAATTGTACTTTCCGATTTAATTAGCAGAGCTATTTCTTTAACAGATGGTTTACTTGGCGACGAATATAATATTGCCACTTCGGTCACTATTATCAAAAAAACCAATCAGATTAATATTAGTTTATTAGAGGATTCTGAATTTTACGATAAACTAGAACGCGCAAGAACCCAAACGACTGGTCGAGTTGGACTCATGTCTAATGTACTAGGGCAAGCCCAGAGTACTATTTCCATTGCTACGCTTGTTGCTGGTTTAATTTATTTTGAACCGTATCTAATTATTCTTTTAGTATTAAGTATTATTCCATCATTTATAAATGAAGTCCGTTTTAGTCAACGCCAATATTCTTTAGCACGAAGCTGGACCTCTGAACGACGTGAATTGGATTATTTGCGCTTTATAGGAGCAAACGATAATACTGCAAAAGAAATCAAGCTTTTTGGCTTAACTGATTTTGTAGTGGACCGTTTTAAAAACTTATCTGAAGAATATTACCAACTCAACAAATCCCTTTCCATTAAGCGTTCGGCTTTAGGGTTTTTATTTAATGTTTTAGGCTCTTTCAGTTATTATGGCGCTTATGTGTTTATTATTTACCATGTGCTTTCAGGTGCCATTACACTTGGGGAATTGACCTTTTTATCGGGTTCATTTAATCGCTTAATGCGAAACCTTCAGGATTTCTTTTCAAAATTCACACGTATTTCAGAAAGTGCGCTGTATTTAAATGATTATTTCGACTTTATTGATATTTCAATTATTTCAAAAGTCAAGGAAGATGTTCCGCTACCGAAAAAAATTATAAAAGGTTTTGAATTTAAAGACGTTCGATTTGCTTATCCGAATTCCGAAGTTGAAATTTTAAAGGGCATTACATTCCATCTTAAAGCAGGGGAAAAATTAGCTTTCGTCGGTCAGAATGGCGCCGGAAAAACCACTTTAATTAAATTGTTATTACGATTTTACGAACCTACTTCAGGCGAAATATTATTAGATGGCATCAACATTAACCGTTTTAATATCGCTGAGTATCAAGAATTCTTTGGCGTTATTTTTCAAGATTTCTTTAAATATGAATTTACGGTAAAGGAAAATATTGCCATTGGAAACATAGAGGAATTAGAGAACCAAGCTAAAATTGAAAATGCCGCGGAACTAAGTTTAGCCAATGATGTTATATCTGAATTGAAACACGGTTATAATCAGCAACTGGGAAAACGGTTTTCTAACGGCCAAGAATTATCAGGCGGTCAATGGCAAAAAGTGGCTTTGGCAAGAGCCTATATGAAAAATGCCGAAGTAATGATACTGGATGAACCCACATCAGCACTGGATGCACGTGCCGAAAGTGAAGTATTTGGTCGGTTTATTGGCTTAACAGAAGGTAAAACAAGTATTATTATTTCGCACAGATTTAGTACGGTTCGCCAAGCTGATAGAATTTTAGTCTTAGAACATGGGAAAGTTTTAGAAATTGGTACGCATCAAGAACTTATAAAAAACCAAGATTTGTATTCCGAATTGTTTACGTTACAAGCCGAAGGCTATCAGTAA
- a CDS encoding iron-sulfur cluster assembly protein encodes MSDTTIDTAVLGEKILRVIKTIYDPEIPVDIYELGLIYDVFVNEDFEVKILMTLTTPNCPVAETLPLEVEEKVKSINEVKDAEVEITFDPPWSQDLMSEEAKLELGML; translated from the coding sequence ATGAGCGATACCACTATAGACACCGCAGTACTGGGAGAAAAAATCCTAAGAGTCATAAAAACCATATACGATCCTGAAATTCCTGTAGATATCTACGAATTAGGGTTAATCTACGATGTTTTTGTAAACGAGGATTTCGAAGTAAAAATCTTAATGACTTTAACAACACCAAACTGTCCTGTGGCAGAAACCTTGCCTTTAGAGGTTGAGGAAAAAGTAAAATCCATCAACGAAGTTAAAGATGCTGAAGTAGAAATTACATTCGATCCACCTTGGTCGCAAGATTTAATGAGCGAAGAAGCCAAGTTGGAGCTTGGTATGCTATAA
- a CDS encoding SufE family protein, producing MTIEEVQNEIIDEFSMFEDWEERYQYMIDLGKDLPLIDEKYKTEDNIIKGCQSKVWVHANMQDDKVNFTADSDAIITKGIIAILIRVFSNQHPKDILDANTDFIDKIGLKEHLSPTRANGLVSMIKQLKMYAIAYQTQLS from the coding sequence ATGACCATTGAAGAAGTACAAAACGAAATTATTGATGAGTTTTCCATGTTCGAAGATTGGGAGGAACGCTACCAGTATATGATAGATTTAGGGAAAGACTTACCTCTAATAGACGAAAAATATAAAACTGAAGATAATATCATTAAAGGTTGCCAAAGTAAAGTTTGGGTTCATGCCAATATGCAAGACGATAAGGTAAACTTTACGGCAGATAGCGATGCCATAATTACCAAAGGTATTATAGCTATATTGATTCGCGTGTTTTCAAATCAACATCCAAAGGACATTCTTGATGCGAATACCGATTTTATTGACAAAATAGGATTAAAAGAACATTTATCACCAACTAGAGCCAATGGCTTAGTGAGTATGATAAAACAACTAAAAATGTACGCTATTGCGTACCAAACACAATTGAGTTAA
- a CDS encoding META domain-containing protein has translation MKILLPFFMLLATANSCDSSKRAIELKETIQEKLSGTYQINQLKKEDVLSNKITISFDDTSNKVTGFAGCNSFFGSYTLENNKVAFSNLAASKKFCSNDILKFENQFLESLRAVDTFSKRGDTIFFSAEDDIIISGTETAVASEKSSIVNYTDNTAVKYQTVSRASFDFIMVSKTQLMISEDSSLKTIDKYQMEANDWDAVNALIEAIDVESIQNLTPPSKKHQYDGAALATLAIIVGDVEYMTPAFDHGNPPEAIEALVNKVLSIKENTLKQ, from the coding sequence ATGAAAATTTTACTTCCTTTTTTTATGCTTTTAGCGACAGCAAACTCTTGTGATTCGTCTAAAAGAGCCATTGAACTTAAAGAAACAATACAAGAAAAACTTTCAGGAACGTATCAAATAAACCAACTAAAAAAGGAAGATGTGCTTTCTAACAAAATCACTATTTCTTTTGACGACACATCAAATAAGGTCACAGGTTTTGCAGGTTGTAATAGTTTCTTCGGTAGTTATACCCTGGAAAACAATAAGGTAGCGTTCAGTAATTTGGCTGCTTCAAAAAAATTCTGCTCAAATGATATCTTGAAATTTGAAAATCAGTTTTTAGAATCTCTGAGAGCGGTAGATACATTTTCAAAGCGTGGTGATACTATATTTTTTTCGGCAGAAGATGACATTATAATAAGTGGAACAGAAACCGCTGTCGCCTCTGAAAAAAGTTCAATTGTAAACTATACAGATAATACAGCTGTGAAATACCAGACCGTCTCAAGAGCCTCTTTTGATTTTATAATGGTTTCCAAAACACAATTAATGATTTCCGAAGATAGTAGTCTTAAGACTATTGATAAATATCAAATGGAAGCCAACGATTGGGACGCTGTAAATGCATTGATTGAAGCTATCGATGTAGAATCCATTCAAAATTTAACGCCACCTTCAAAAAAACATCAATATGATGGCGCAGCTCTTGCCACTTTAGCTATAATAGTTGGCGATGTGGAATATATGACACCTGCTTTTGACCATGGCAATCCACCAGAAGCCATCGAAGCTTTAGTTAATAAAGTGTTATCAATTAAAGAAAACACGTTAAAACAATAG
- a CDS encoding aminotransferase class V-fold PLP-dependent enzyme, with translation MFDVQKIRKDFPILQREVNGKPLIYFDNAATSQTPQQVIDVIVDYYSNYNANIHRGVHSLSQEATDAYEQARLKIQTHFNAKHSYEIIFTSGTTHGINLVANGFSSILKKGDEIMVSALEHHSNIVPWQMLCERTGATLKVIPMNQNGELILSEYDELLNENTKLVFVNHISNALGTINPIEYIIEKAHKVGAAVLVDGAQSCPHIKPDVQALDVDFYVCSAHKICGPTGVGMLYGKEEWLNKLPPYQGGGEMIAEVSFEKTTYAGLPHKFEAGTPNICGGIAFGAALDYMNTIGFDNIAKYEHELLDYGTAELLKIEGLKIYGTAKEKTSVISFNVGNIHPYDIGTILDKMGIAVRTGHHCAQPIMDFYKIPGTIRASFMFYNTKVEIDAFIMALKKAIMMLS, from the coding sequence ATGTTTGATGTACAGAAAATAAGAAAAGACTTCCCAATACTTCAACGTGAAGTTAACGGGAAACCACTCATTTATTTCGATAATGCTGCAACGTCTCAAACACCTCAACAGGTCATTGACGTTATTGTCGATTATTACAGTAATTACAACGCCAATATTCACAGAGGCGTCCATAGTTTAAGTCAGGAAGCGACTGATGCTTATGAGCAAGCGCGATTAAAAATCCAAACGCATTTCAATGCCAAACATAGCTATGAGATTATTTTCACTTCTGGCACAACGCATGGCATCAATTTAGTGGCTAACGGATTTTCTTCAATTTTGAAAAAAGGCGATGAAATTATGGTATCGGCTTTAGAGCACCATAGTAATATTGTGCCTTGGCAAATGCTCTGTGAACGTACAGGCGCAACCCTGAAAGTGATTCCTATGAATCAAAATGGTGAACTGATACTTTCAGAATATGACGAATTACTGAATGAAAACACCAAGTTGGTATTTGTAAATCATATTTCAAATGCATTAGGCACAATCAACCCTATTGAATACATCATAGAAAAGGCGCATAAAGTCGGAGCAGCCGTTTTAGTAGATGGCGCGCAATCTTGTCCGCATATAAAACCAGATGTTCAAGCTTTGGATGTTGATTTTTATGTTTGTTCGGCTCATAAAATATGTGGTCCTACTGGTGTTGGTATGCTCTATGGAAAAGAGGAATGGTTAAATAAATTACCGCCATACCAAGGAGGAGGCGAAATGATTGCGGAAGTTTCATTTGAAAAGACCACCTATGCAGGTTTACCGCATAAATTCGAAGCTGGAACACCAAACATCTGCGGAGGCATTGCATTTGGAGCGGCTTTAGATTATATGAATACTATTGGCTTTGACAATATTGCTAAATATGAACATGAGCTTTTAGATTATGGCACTGCAGAACTACTCAAAATTGAAGGCTTAAAAATTTATGGAACTGCCAAAGAAAAAACATCCGTGATTTCATTTAACGTAGGTAATATCCATCCTTACGATATCGGCACAATTTTGGATAAAATGGGAATTGCCGTGCGTACAGGTCATCATTGTGCCCAACCTATTATGGATTTTTATAAAATCCCAGGAACCATAAGAGCTTCTTTTATGTTTTATAATACTAAGGTAGAAATTGATGCTTTTATTATGGCCTTAAAAAAAGCGATAATGATGTTGTCTTAA
- a CDS encoding PadR family transcriptional regulator yields MYSKELTKGTLQPIILALINTKGRMYGYEITQDVKRMTSGKIDISEGALYPILHKLEAKKVLETEKVFIGKRVRKYYKVTKEGKKMVETVTEEINDFIETLSLIFNPKPI; encoded by the coding sequence ATGTATAGCAAAGAATTAACAAAAGGAACGTTGCAACCAATCATTCTAGCGCTTATAAATACTAAGGGTAGAATGTATGGTTACGAGATTACGCAAGACGTTAAAAGAATGACTTCGGGAAAAATTGATATTTCAGAAGGTGCATTATATCCCATTCTACACAAGCTTGAAGCAAAAAAGGTGTTGGAAACCGAAAAGGTTTTTATTGGGAAGCGTGTTAGAAAATATTATAAAGTCACCAAAGAAGGGAAGAAAATGGTCGAGACGGTTACTGAAGAAATTAATGATTTTATTGAGACCTTGAGTTTAATTTTTAATCCTAAACCCATATAA
- a CDS encoding DUF3309 domain-containing protein codes for MELSEKHIAFIENSLALYGVENKDLKEDLVDHICTYIENQDADDFNMLYQQALQKFGGYTSFQNLQLETHHQKLAKQIITVNKLKFSAGFIVILLLVMSLVFQMMQWPYANAWILGAILISVLIILPAHFYANYKKSIHNYS; via the coding sequence ATGGAATTGTCAGAAAAACATATCGCTTTTATAGAGAACAGTTTAGCGTTATATGGTGTTGAAAATAAAGACTTAAAAGAGGACTTGGTCGATCATATCTGTACCTATATTGAAAACCAGGATGCCGATGATTTTAACATGTTATATCAACAAGCTCTTCAGAAATTCGGTGGTTATACAAGTTTTCAGAATCTACAATTGGAGACTCATCATCAAAAACTTGCCAAACAAATTATTACGGTTAATAAGTTGAAGTTTTCAGCTGGTTTTATAGTTATTCTGCTTTTGGTTATGAGTTTGGTATTTCAAATGATGCAATGGCCTTATGCAAATGCCTGGATACTTGGTGCAATTTTAATTTCGGTTTTAATCATTCTTCCTGCTCACTTTTATGCGAACTATAAAAAATCGATTCACAACTATTCTTAA
- a CDS encoding serine hydrolase domain-containing protein has protein sequence MSILRQSCLLVCFFICWFTTAQEKIVQRIDALLEIYDTNDTPGLSVKVIHQGKSIYAKGFGLSNLDYTIKNSDSTIFDIASLAKQFTASVIWALSKEGKISLDDDIRLYLPEFPEYEEQVKIKHLLNHTSGIRNYHTLMYLAGFNYDTSYYDNSTVLGLAVRQKSLNHLPGEKVSYSNTNYNLLTIIVERIVEQNLNTYLKRKILDPLEMHSTFVRVEHGNPIKNKAVGYQKQKDIFKYNTKDQLSYGAGSMGSSTNDMAIWMRMLNEQNEKFKSLAQFLKEIEVLSSGEKAKYARGLMIDDYKGFTVANHSGFGFGGRSQLITITEKQIGIIVLTNLQSIDAPRIGYQILDILLSTYEMTSEENVDIKPFNKQDFKGFIGEYKEINSDMTMRLFVENDTLKSMGSMGRLASALVQYDQNKFHRVQSEQVKYDFSPSATHDMVISFGGTPFYFERANFIDADSVVLNAFEGSFSSEELDVNYHFFVENETLKLSYKGNDNVILKPVQLNQFGNNDRTLYHFIKDKSNSVTGMLLSCDGTVKEIVFKKEKDR, from the coding sequence ATGTCAATCTTAAGGCAAAGCTGCCTTTTGGTTTGCTTTTTCATCTGCTGGTTCACAACAGCTCAAGAAAAAATAGTTCAAAGGATTGATGCCTTATTAGAAATTTATGATACCAACGATACGCCTGGATTAAGCGTAAAAGTTATCCATCAAGGAAAATCTATTTATGCTAAAGGTTTTGGACTTTCAAATTTAGATTACACTATTAAAAATTCGGATTCCACGATTTTTGATATAGCATCTCTAGCAAAACAATTTACGGCCTCAGTAATTTGGGCATTGTCAAAAGAGGGTAAAATTAGTTTAGACGATGACATCAGACTCTATTTGCCTGAATTTCCGGAGTACGAGGAGCAAGTAAAGATCAAACATTTACTAAATCATACTAGCGGAATTCGAAATTATCATACATTGATGTATTTGGCTGGTTTTAATTATGATACGTCGTATTACGACAATAGCACGGTTTTAGGTTTAGCGGTTAGACAAAAATCTTTAAACCACTTACCTGGTGAAAAAGTAAGCTATTCCAATACCAATTATAATTTGTTAACAATTATTGTGGAACGTATTGTAGAACAAAATCTTAACACTTATCTCAAGCGCAAAATTTTGGATCCGTTAGAAATGCATAGCACATTTGTAAGAGTTGAGCACGGCAATCCAATTAAAAATAAAGCTGTTGGCTATCAAAAACAGAAAGACATCTTCAAGTATAATACAAAGGACCAGTTGAGTTATGGCGCAGGTAGCATGGGTTCTTCTACTAACGACATGGCTATTTGGATGCGCATGTTGAATGAGCAGAATGAAAAATTTAAATCATTGGCTCAATTTTTAAAAGAAATTGAAGTATTATCGTCTGGCGAAAAGGCAAAATATGCAAGAGGATTAATGATAGATGACTACAAAGGTTTTACAGTTGCAAATCATAGCGGTTTTGGTTTTGGCGGACGCTCACAGTTAATTACAATTACCGAAAAACAAATAGGTATCATTGTTTTAACCAATTTACAGTCGATTGATGCACCAAGAATTGGTTATCAGATTTTAGACATCCTGTTATCTACTTATGAAATGACTTCAGAAGAAAATGTAGATATCAAACCATTTAACAAGCAAGATTTTAAGGGATTTATTGGTGAATACAAAGAAATTAACAGTGATATGACGATGAGGCTATTCGTTGAAAATGACACTTTAAAATCTATGGGTTCTATGGGAAGACTAGCTTCGGCTTTAGTACAGTATGATCAGAATAAGTTTCATAGAGTACAAAGTGAACAAGTGAAATATGATTTTTCGCCATCAGCAACTCATGATATGGTTATTTCTTTTGGCGGCACTCCATTTTACTTTGAGCGTGCAAATTTTATTGACGCAGATTCAGTAGTACTCAATGCGTTTGAAGGTTCTTTTTCTTCAGAAGAATTAGATGTCAATTATCATTTTTTTGTTGAAAACGAGACGCTTAAATTATCGTACAAAGGGAATGACAACGTCATCTTAAAGCCTGTTCAGTTAAATCAATTCGGAAATAATGATAGAACGCTTTATCACTTTATCAAAGATAAAAGTAATTCTGTTACCGGAATGCTTTTATCCTGTGATGGTACTGTGAAAGAAATTGTATTTAAAAAAGAAAAGGATCGCTAA
- the sufD gene encoding Fe-S cluster assembly protein SufD, whose amino-acid sequence MSLKEKLVSSFMAFEDTVDVHSSIHDIRTEAIKTFEAEGFPSKRLEDWKYTSLNSILKHDYSVFPKHENDIEFKDVKKYFIHEIDAYKIIFIDGKYASHLSQTTHDGLDVCLMSAALTKPKYKMVIDNYFNTIAAKNGLSSLNTAFSCEGAYINIPKNKVVEKPIQIIHFSTGNEAAVMLQPRNLIVVNENAHVQIIERHQSLTDNPVLTNSVTEIFTNKRAIVDYYKIQNDRQTASLIDNTFVNQKQESLAKVHTFSFGGKLIRNNLEFYQNGERIDSTMKGITIIGDKQHVDHNTLVHHIEPNCESHQDYKGIYDDNATGVFNGKVIVEKLAQKTNAFQANNNILVSDKASINTKPQLEIFADDVKCSHGCTIGQLDESAMFYLRSRGIPEKEARALLMFAFSNNVMDSVKIPEVKNRITKIIAKKLGVNIGFDDL is encoded by the coding sequence ATGAGTTTAAAAGAAAAATTAGTATCGTCATTTATGGCCTTTGAGGACACCGTTGATGTGCACTCGTCCATACATGATATTCGTACTGAAGCTATAAAGACTTTTGAAGCTGAAGGGTTTCCTTCAAAGCGTTTGGAAGATTGGAAATATACCTCGTTGAATTCTATTTTAAAGCACGATTATAGTGTGTTTCCAAAGCATGAAAATGACATAGAATTTAAAGATGTAAAGAAATATTTTATACATGAGATTGATGCGTATAAAATCATTTTTATAGATGGAAAATATGCGTCACATTTATCACAAACCACGCATGATGGTTTGGATGTTTGCCTTATGTCCGCAGCATTGACCAAGCCAAAATATAAGATGGTAATTGATAATTATTTCAATACGATTGCAGCAAAAAATGGTTTATCATCATTGAACACGGCATTTTCTTGTGAAGGTGCTTACATCAATATTCCTAAGAACAAAGTGGTTGAAAAACCGATTCAAATTATACATTTTTCAACAGGTAATGAAGCTGCCGTGATGTTACAACCTCGTAACTTAATTGTGGTCAATGAAAATGCACATGTTCAGATTATTGAGCGTCATCAGAGTTTAACGGACAATCCGGTTTTAACGAATTCGGTGACTGAAATTTTCACTAACAAACGCGCCATTGTAGATTATTATAAAATTCAGAATGACAGGCAAACAGCATCATTAATTGACAATACTTTTGTAAATCAAAAACAGGAAAGTTTAGCCAAAGTGCATACCTTTTCGTTTGGTGGAAAATTGATAAGAAACAATCTCGAATTTTACCAGAACGGCGAGCGCATTGATTCTACCATGAAAGGCATCACAATTATTGGCGATAAACAGCATGTAGACCACAATACATTGGTACATCATATTGAACCGAATTGCGAAAGCCATCAAGATTACAAAGGTATTTATGATGATAATGCCACAGGTGTTTTTAATGGTAAAGTGATTGTTGAAAAATTGGCGCAAAAGACCAATGCATTTCAGGCCAACAACAATATTTTAGTAAGTGACAAAGCGAGCATCAACACCAAACCTCAACTTGAGATTTTTGCGGATGACGTCAAATGTTCCCATGGTTGTACGATCGGTCAATTAGATGAAAGCGCCATGTTCTATTTACGTTCAAGAGGAATTCCTGAAAAAGAAGCTAGAGCTTTATTAATGTTTGCATTTAGTAATAATGTTATGGACTCTGTGAAAATCCCTGAGGTAAAAAATAGGATTACTAAGATTATTGCTAAGAAATTGGGCGTTAATATTGGGTTTGATGATTTGTGA
- the sufC gene encoding Fe-S cluster assembly ATPase SufC has translation MLKIKNLHASIEDKAILKGINLEVNAGEVHAIMGPNGSGKSTLAAVIAGKEEYEVTEGSIELEDEDIDELAAEERAHKGIFLSFQYPVEIPGVSVTNFMKTAINETRKAKGLEDMPAKDMLKMIREKSELLEIDRKFLSRSINEGFSGGEKKRNEIFQMAMLEPKLAILDETDSGLDIDALRIVANGVNKLKSKDNAVIVITHYQRLLDHIVPDFVHVLHEGRIVKTGGKELAHELEAKGYDWIKEEVNA, from the coding sequence ATGTTAAAAATAAAAAACTTACACGCAAGTATAGAAGATAAAGCCATATTAAAAGGCATTAATCTCGAAGTAAACGCAGGAGAAGTTCATGCCATTATGGGACCAAACGGTTCTGGTAAAAGTACTTTGGCTGCCGTAATTGCAGGTAAAGAGGAATATGAAGTTACCGAAGGTTCAATAGAATTGGAAGACGAAGATATCGATGAATTAGCAGCAGAAGAACGTGCGCACAAAGGTATTTTCCTGTCATTTCAATATCCTGTTGAGATTCCTGGAGTAAGTGTGACAAACTTTATGAAAACGGCGATTAACGAAACCCGAAAAGCAAAAGGTTTGGAAGACATGCCAGCAAAGGACATGCTGAAAATGATTCGTGAAAAATCGGAACTATTGGAAATTGATCGTAAATTTTTATCACGTTCCATAAATGAAGGTTTTTCTGGTGGAGAAAAGAAACGTAACGAAATCTTTCAAATGGCAATGTTAGAACCAAAATTGGCCATTTTAGATGAAACCGATTCTGGATTGGATATCGATGCGCTTCGTATTGTTGCCAATGGTGTAAACAAACTAAAATCCAAAGATAATGCAGTTATTGTCATAACACACTACCAAAGGTTGCTAGACCATATCGTTCCAGATTTTGTACATGTGTTACACGAAGGTAGAATTGTAAAAACAGGAGGCAAGGAATTAGCACACGAGCTAGAAGCCAAGGGTTACGATTGGATTAAGGAAGAGGTTAACGCGTAG